From a single Methanobrevibacter sp. genomic region:
- a CDS encoding ATPase has translation MECYYHPDKEGTNTCAICGKSVCGDCSLEIAGKVYCKECLEKIVGMSIQNAVPEESKPVEQEPLVTEAPAVSADNSIYQPQEETADFEIPYTPQEEVPSNEFEGISNDSPYNIKENIEYTGGLESSYTTDSEINQQPQVAQNELDIPKQTLTHRENTDFIYPDHTYEPPTTSARQELEDKYEKYLDDLYFDENEIPLGEQLAKDEAQYGSLTRKEYVPKPKEEPEPQEEVIEPEIPTPVMSKPKIETPEEMEARIRAEILKEQGLMTGDVSLKDEVESKKDKKRFSLRNKDKKENKDELITDIEDKNIHNINYKDEKEPMGVADILLTIVLVIVILVVLYYLVYLFLLSSTYPTFMDAVFALQNPQNVINSLLTQL, from the coding sequence ATGGAATGTTATTATCATCCTGACAAAGAAGGCACAAATACTTGTGCAATATGTGGAAAATCTGTTTGTGGAGACTGTAGTTTAGAGATTGCTGGTAAAGTTTACTGTAAAGAATGTTTAGAAAAAATTGTAGGCATGAGCATTCAAAATGCAGTTCCTGAAGAAAGCAAACCTGTTGAACAAGAACCTCTAGTAACAGAAGCACCTGCAGTAAGTGCAGATAATTCAATATATCAACCACAAGAAGAAACTGCTGATTTTGAGATACCATACACACCTCAAGAAGAAGTTCCTTCAAATGAATTCGAAGGAATAAGTAATGATTCCCCATATAACATTAAGGAGAATATCGAATACACCGGAGGACTCGAATCATCCTACACAACAGATTCAGAGATTAATCAACAACCTCAAGTTGCTCAAAATGAATTAGATATTCCTAAACAGACATTAACTCATAGGGAGAATACTGACTTCATCTATCCAGATCACACCTATGAACCACCAACTACAAGTGCTAGACAAGAATTAGAAGACAAATATGAAAAATATCTTGATGACTTGTACTTTGATGAAAATGAAATTCCATTAGGTGAACAATTAGCAAAAGATGAAGCACAATACGGATCTTTAACTAGAAAAGAGTATGTTCCTAAACCTAAGGAAGAACCAGAACCTCAAGAAGAAGTTATTGAACCGGAAATCCCAACCCCAGTAATGAGTAAACCAAAAATTGAAACTCCTGAAGAAATGGAAGCTAGAATCAGAGCTGAAATTTTAAAAGAACAAGGATTAATGACTGGAGACGTAAGTCTTAAAGATGAAGTTGAATCTAAAAAAGATAAAAAACGCTTCAGCTTAAGAAATAAAGATAAAAAAGAGAATAAAGATGAATTAATAACTGATATTGAAGACAAAAACATCCACAACATTAATTACAAAGATGAAAAAGAACCGATGGGTGTTGCTGACATATTATTAACAATAGTTTTAGTTATTGTGATTTTAGTTGTATTATACTACCTTGTTTACTTATTCTTGTTAAGTTCAACTTATCCAACATTCATGGATGCAGTATTTGCACTTCAAAATCCACAAAATGTTATTAACAGTCTTTTAACCCAATTATAA
- a CDS encoding hydrogenase iron-sulfur subunit yields the protein MADDVKIVMFCCNWCSYGGADTAGTARMQYPPNIRVIRVMCSGRIDPQFILKAFKEGADGVFVAGCHMGDCHYDAGNYKLDRRMRLVYKLVEDMGIGKERLHHDWISASEGEKFSEAVKMMVSRIKGLGPAPLKEQLNVEE from the coding sequence ATGGCTGATGATGTAAAAATTGTAATGTTTTGTTGCAACTGGTGTTCCTATGGAGGAGCAGACACAGCTGGTACTGCACGTATGCAATACCCACCGAATATCAGAGTTATTCGTGTAATGTGTTCTGGAAGAATTGACCCACAATTTATTTTAAAAGCATTTAAAGAAGGTGCTGATGGGGTATTTGTAGCTGGATGTCACATGGGTGACTGCCACTATGATGCTGGTAACTATAAATTAGATCGTAGAATGAGATTAGTTTATAAATTAGTCGAAGATATGGGAATTGGAAAAGAAAGACTTCACCACGACTGGATTTCCGCATCCGAAGGTGAAAAATTCTCTGAAGCTGTTAAAATGATGGTTAGCAGAATCAAAGGATTAGGTCCAGCTCCATTAAAAGAACAATTAAATGTTGAGGAATAA
- a CDS encoding Ni/Fe hydrogenase subunit alpha produces MVKLTMEPVTRIEGHAKITVHLDDAGNVEETRLHVMEFRGFEKFLQGRPVEELPRIVPRICGICDVQHHLAAAKAVDQIFGFDDNEILPDAYRMREIMNWGSYMHSHALHFYFLAAPDLIIPNGTRKTRNVFQVIKDMPELALQAINIRRNGLEIVRKIGGRPIHPTSSTPGGISTELDDETQKDLLARAKQNVELAQATLDLAIPVFEENIDLISSLGNFGDTRHCGLVKPDGTWDVYNGNVRIKDKDGSDLLEYRNAEYTDIVAEHVKPYSWLKFPYIKELGYPEGIYRVAPLSRINVCDDMPAEAPLAREALKDFRDAFGYAQAPLLFNYARLIELLASAECAANALEGDLSGQKFPDELERTEGKGVGIVEAPRGTLIHHYESDDNGLCTKANIVVATIQNNPAMEMGIHQVAKDYIKPGVEVDDKIFNLMEMVIRAYDPCLSCATHSMDSQMRLAEVNIVDSEGNLIKKF; encoded by the coding sequence ATGGTTAAACTTACTATGGAACCTGTTACCCGTATCGAAGGACACGCAAAAATTACTGTACACCTTGACGATGCTGGAAACGTCGAAGAAACAAGATTACACGTTATGGAATTCAGAGGATTCGAAAAATTCTTACAAGGTCGTCCTGTAGAAGAATTACCAAGAATCGTACCTAGAATCTGTGGTATTTGTGATGTACAACACCACTTAGCAGCAGCTAAAGCTGTTGACCAAATTTTCGGATTTGATGACAATGAAATTTTACCTGATGCATACAGAATGAGAGAAATCATGAACTGGGGTTCATACATGCACTCCCACGCTCTTCATTTCTACTTCTTAGCTGCACCAGATTTAATCATTCCTAACGGAACTAGAAAAACTAGAAATGTTTTCCAAGTTATTAAAGACATGCCTGAATTAGCTCTTCAAGCTATTAACATCAGAAGAAACGGTTTAGAAATTGTTAGAAAAATCGGTGGTCGTCCAATTCACCCTACTTCTTCCACTCCTGGTGGTATTTCTACAGAATTAGATGATGAAACTCAAAAAGATTTACTCGCAAGAGCTAAACAAAACGTAGAATTAGCACAAGCTACTTTAGACTTAGCTATTCCTGTATTTGAAGAAAACATCGACTTAATCTCATCTTTAGGTAACTTCGGTGACACCAGACACTGTGGTCTCGTAAAACCTGATGGAACTTGGGATGTATATAACGGTAACGTTAGAATCAAAGATAAAGATGGAAGCGACCTTTTAGAATACAGAAATGCTGAATATACTGATATTGTTGCTGAACATGTAAAACCTTACTCCTGGTTAAAATTCCCATACATTAAAGAATTAGGATACCCAGAAGGTATTTACAGAGTTGCACCATTATCCAGGATCAATGTTTGTGACGACATGCCTGCTGAAGCACCTCTCGCAAGAGAAGCTCTCAAAGACTTCCGTGATGCTTTCGGATATGCTCAAGCACCATTATTATTCAACTATGCTAGACTCATTGAATTATTAGCATCTGCTGAATGTGCTGCTAACGCATTAGAAGGAGATTTATCTGGTCAAAAATTCCCAGATGAATTAGAAAGAACTGAAGGTAAAGGTGTAGGTATTGTAGAAGCTCCTCGTGGTACTTTAATCCACCATTACGAATCTGATGACAATGGATTATGTACTAAAGCTAACATTGTTGTTGCTACAATCCAAAACAACCCAGCTATGGAAATGGGTATTCACCAAGTTGCTAAAGATTACATCAAACCTGGTGTTGAAGTAGATGACAAAATTTTCAACTTAATGGAAATGGTTATCAGAGCTTACGACCCATGTTTATCTTGTGCTACTCACTCAATGGATAGTCAAATGAGATTAGCTGAAGTAAATATTGTAGACAGTGAAGGAAACCTCATTAAAAAATTCTAA
- a CDS encoding nucleotidyltransferase family protein produces MSQVLDILKRDKELFFNDVDMDCEISGTSSDATLIADFTEYNPLHNGHFHCMKTAKHMFPNALFVAIVPGLFERSGRGIPYILPREIRAEIAISVGADIVVEGPPMGIMGSGQYSLCLCKMFKALNTDYIPRGYKPKEGFDEILKRINLGHHIAPKPYKIVDKTTHETVLKDKLEEDNYVITSFSNSLSKIGFDYTNKFIFVERIEGVSGTLIRESIQKDNFGNVLDMMPSKTIEVLKREIKNDSIIYGIRDVESILNTANTFSLDELSALNMFNDKLAKNIVENRPYDNLKDLEKSILHGFSSHFHQRVLSILENPIPKKIISEYIDKYPSNIRILGYKNKEILEKFIKKVNNENISLL; encoded by the coding sequence ATGTCTCAAGTTTTAGATATTCTCAAAAGGGATAAGGAATTATTTTTCAATGATGTTGATATGGACTGTGAGATTTCAGGCACTTCTTCAGATGCAACTTTGATTGCTGATTTCACAGAGTATAATCCTTTACATAATGGCCATTTTCATTGCATGAAAACTGCAAAACATATGTTTCCTAACGCATTATTTGTTGCTATTGTACCAGGGTTATTTGAGAGAAGTGGTAGAGGTATTCCATATATATTGCCAAGGGAAATTAGAGCAGAAATTGCCATCTCTGTTGGTGCGGATATTGTTGTTGAAGGTCCACCTATGGGAATAATGGGTTCTGGACAATATTCATTATGTCTCTGCAAGATGTTTAAGGCTTTAAATACTGATTATATTCCAAGAGGATATAAACCAAAAGAAGGTTTTGATGAAATTTTAAAAAGAATAAATTTGGGCCACCATATCGCTCCAAAACCTTATAAAATTGTAGATAAAACTACTCATGAAACAGTTTTAAAAGATAAGCTTGAGGAAGATAATTATGTTATCACTTCATTCTCAAATTCACTAAGTAAAATAGGGTTTGATTATACAAACAAGTTTATTTTTGTTGAGAGAATTGAGGGAGTAAGTGGAACTTTGATTCGTGAAAGCATTCAGAAAGATAATTTTGGCAATGTTTTAGATATGATGCCTTCAAAGACAATTGAAGTTTTAAAAAGGGAAATCAAAAATGATTCTATAATTTATGGAATTCGGGATGTTGAATCAATTCTCAACACTGCAAATACTTTCTCTTTAGATGAATTGTCTGCATTGAACATGTTCAATGATAAACTAGCTAAAAATATTGTTGAGAATAGACCATATGATAACTTGAAAGATCTTGAAAAATCTATCTTGCATGGATTTTCATCTCATTTTCATCAAAGAGTGTTGAGTATCTTGGAAAATCCTATTCCTAAAAAAATTATCTCAGAATATATTGATAAATATCCGTCAAATATTCGTATTTTAGGCTATAAAAATAAAGAAATATTGGAAAAATTTATAAAAAAAGTAAATAATGAAAATATTTCATTATTATAA
- a CDS encoding SufD family Fe-S cluster assembly protein: MDVLSVRNVYEDAERAKDKKAALGVDVTIENFSDETINAIDMIDDLDDLKKQTKKDLLKVGVDTTEENRSGSFLQVDQSNIFTNNSISDSIEVMNMAVALDKYHWLEDYMWNVVKPDADKYTAKTALREKEEGVTSGYFVRSLPGTKEVMPVQACMFISDEDIMQTAHNIIIAEENSELHLITGCATGDDISSAMHVGVSEMYLKPGSKITFTMVHNWAEQVAVRPRTGIKLADNTTYINNYILTSPVSSIQSFPTAYCDGKNSRAIFQSIQGGKKDSIIDVGSRALLNAEGAKAEVISRAVAQDESQIFARGHLAGTVPDVKGHLECHGLVLSDDSFIYAVPELQASSTNLEMSHEAAVGKISEDEINYLTSRGILEEEAESMIVRGFLNMDITGLPDELAQQTQKMIDMSLDGM, translated from the coding sequence TTGGAGTTGATGTAACAATTGAAAATTTCTCTGATGAAACAATCAATGCAATTGATATGATTGATGATTTGGATGATTTGAAAAAACAGACAAAAAAAGACTTATTAAAAGTTGGTGTTGATACAACTGAAGAAAACAGGTCAGGATCCTTTTTACAAGTTGATCAAAGTAATATTTTTACTAACAATTCCATTTCTGATTCAATTGAAGTAATGAATATGGCTGTTGCATTGGATAAATATCATTGGTTGGAAGACTACATGTGGAATGTAGTTAAACCGGATGCTGATAAATACACTGCAAAAACTGCATTAAGAGAAAAAGAGGAAGGAGTAACAAGCGGTTACTTTGTAAGATCTCTTCCAGGTACTAAAGAAGTAATGCCTGTACAAGCTTGTATGTTTATCAGTGATGAAGATATTATGCAAACTGCTCACAACATCATTATTGCAGAAGAAAATTCAGAATTGCACTTAATTACAGGTTGTGCAACTGGTGATGACATTTCATCTGCAATGCATGTTGGTGTTTCTGAAATGTATTTAAAACCTGGTTCAAAAATAACTTTCACAATGGTTCATAATTGGGCAGAACAAGTTGCTGTACGTCCAAGAACAGGTATTAAATTAGCGGATAATACAACTTATATCAACAATTACATTTTGACAAGTCCTGTAAGCAGTATCCAATCTTTCCCTACTGCATACTGTGATGGTAAAAATTCACGTGCTATCTTCCAAAGTATTCAAGGTGGTAAAAAAGATTCTATTATTGATGTTGGATCAAGAGCATTATTGAATGCAGAAGGAGCTAAAGCTGAAGTTATCTCAAGAGCAGTTGCTCAAGATGAATCTCAAATTTTTGCTAGAGGTCATTTGGCTGGTACTGTTCCTGATGTTAAGGGGCATTTGGAATGTCATGGATTAGTATTGTCTGATGATAGTTTCATTTATGCAGTTCCTGAACTTCAAGCTAGTTCAACTAATTTGGAGATGTCTCACGAAGCAGCTGTTGGTAAAATTTCTGAAGATGAAATTAACTACTTGACTTCTCGTGGAATTCTTGAAGAAGAAGCTGAATCTATGATTGTTAGAGGATTCTTAAACATGGATATTACAGGCCTTCCTGATGAATTGGCTCAACAGACTCAAAAAATGATTGATATGAGTCTTGATGGAATGTAA
- a CDS encoding 4Fe-4S binding protein: MIVFNEDGCIKCGACEGTCPTSAIEVTPTAIVHCDTCGGEPKCADVCPNGALKVEDYEIAEGVSQARLVFNSVLCDQCGKCEEVCPQETVKVTGTKLKEVEGFCVMCQKCVDICPVDVIGIPGVKEPAECDLDLKGKGPVYIKDCVGCGTCVEPCPVNAITLDEVGSPVTVNDNCIRCGLCSQTCPWNAIFISEKKPIKRTKEIKSFTFDSAKCIGCNTCVEACPGDFIAANSSSLTVAIPSVCAACGLCVNLCPVDALEIDVEWGEGTPVDAEGIGRDLEKCDFIGACANKCPTEAIRVVTKTGMLCPALVETDDEPSFTSCIRCGACAAMCSNDALKVEQYEVTINGEAVARDRIAFNPSKCDQCGDCIEACPYDMIHKTENPKLPIAGFCTLCGQCMEACPEDALCYK; the protein is encoded by the coding sequence ATGATTGTATTTAATGAAGATGGCTGTATTAAATGTGGGGCATGTGAAGGTACATGTCCTACTTCAGCTATTGAAGTAACACCAACCGCTATTGTACACTGTGACACTTGTGGTGGAGAGCCAAAATGTGCTGACGTTTGTCCTAATGGTGCATTAAAAGTAGAAGACTACGAAATTGCTGAAGGAGTTTCCCAAGCAAGATTAGTATTCAACTCTGTTTTATGTGACCAATGTGGTAAATGTGAAGAAGTCTGCCCACAAGAAACTGTTAAAGTCACTGGTACAAAATTAAAAGAAGTTGAAGGTTTCTGTGTAATGTGTCAAAAATGTGTTGACATTTGCCCAGTTGACGTAATTGGTATTCCTGGTGTTAAAGAACCTGCTGAATGTGACTTAGATCTCAAAGGTAAAGGTCCTGTATACATCAAAGATTGTGTTGGATGTGGAACTTGTGTAGAACCTTGTCCTGTAAATGCAATTACTCTTGATGAAGTAGGTAGTCCAGTTACTGTAAATGATAATTGTATCAGATGTGGATTATGTTCCCAAACTTGTCCTTGGAATGCAATTTTCATTTCCGAGAAAAAACCTATTAAACGTACTAAAGAAATTAAATCATTTACTTTCGATTCAGCTAAATGTATTGGATGTAACACTTGTGTAGAAGCATGTCCTGGGGACTTCATTGCTGCTAACAGTTCCAGTTTAACTGTTGCTATTCCTAGCGTATGTGCTGCATGTGGTTTATGTGTAAATCTTTGTCCTGTTGACGCATTGGAAATTGATGTTGAATGGGGTGAAGGTACTCCTGTGGATGCAGAAGGTATCGGAAGAGATCTAGAAAAATGTGACTTCATTGGTGCATGTGCTAACAAATGTCCTACTGAAGCTATTCGTGTAGTTACCAAAACTGGTATGTTATGTCCTGCTTTAGTAGAAACTGATGATGAACCATCTTTCACCAGTTGTATTAGATGTGGAGCTTGTGCTGCAATGTGTTCCAACGACGCATTGAAAGTTGAACAATACGAAGTAACTATCAACGGCGAAGCTGTTGCTAGAGACAGAATTGCATTCAACCCATCTAAATGTGATCAATGTGGTGACTGTATCGAAGCATGTCCTTACGATATGATTCACAAAACAGAAAATCCTAAATTACCAATTGCAGGATTCTGTACCTTATGTGGTCAATGTATGGAAGCATGTCCTGAAGATGCATTATGCTACAAATAG
- a CDS encoding dihydroorotase family protein: protein MDLVIKNCKMVDKIGEYSIKVENGKITEISKTPLKADETIDINGNYIMPGFIDPHIHFRDPGLTQKEDFKTGSLSAANGGFTTVIDMPNTLPKTNTYDALKEKIEIAEKKSVVNFELQAGTNDLEEMKKMIELDPISFKIFMDLESDESLEKIFKDLSTLKETTKYNGLVAVHCEKKSIVESETAKLKEKKENTPIDYTYARPTESEDESVRQAIELARENNLRLHICHLSSSKALEMAKDASKNMSVSWEFTPHHLLMDNSAYNTYGTLIKTNPPLRPKNKSVRVSDLDETSIIGTDHAPHTLEDKTKGVWKSSPGIPNLETVVPLLLTEVNKGNINLSIIPDILSKNAAKVYGLENKGEIAVGKDADFTVIDLKQEGKFDIDTFETKAEYSPFDGWTYIGQPVMTIINGKQVMNKL, encoded by the coding sequence ATGGATTTAGTAATTAAAAATTGTAAGATGGTTGATAAAATTGGAGAATATTCAATTAAAGTAGAAAATGGCAAAATAACCGAAATATCAAAAACACCACTGAAAGCAGATGAAACAATTGATATCAATGGCAATTACATCATGCCTGGTTTTATTGACCCACACATACATTTCAGAGATCCAGGATTAACTCAAAAAGAAGATTTTAAAACCGGAAGTTTAAGTGCTGCAAATGGAGGATTTACAACCGTAATAGATATGCCAAATACACTCCCAAAAACAAACACATATGATGCACTTAAGGAAAAGATTGAAATCGCAGAAAAGAAATCTGTTGTTAACTTTGAACTTCAGGCAGGAACCAATGACCTTGAAGAAATGAAAAAAATGATTGAATTAGATCCTATTTCATTCAAGATATTCATGGATTTAGAAAGTGATGAAAGCTTAGAAAAAATATTTAAAGATTTATCAACATTAAAAGAAACCACAAAATATAATGGTCTTGTTGCTGTACACTGCGAGAAAAAATCCATTGTTGAAAGTGAAACTGCAAAATTAAAGGAAAAAAAAGAGAATACTCCTATTGACTACACTTATGCAAGACCAACAGAAAGTGAAGACGAATCTGTAAGGCAAGCTATTGAACTTGCAAGAGAGAATAATTTAAGATTACATATCTGTCACTTAAGTTCATCCAAAGCACTAGAAATGGCAAAAGATGCAAGTAAAAATATGTCTGTTTCATGGGAATTTACACCTCATCATTTATTGATGGATAATTCTGCATACAATACATATGGAACATTAATAAAAACAAATCCTCCATTAAGACCAAAAAACAAGAGCGTGAGAGTTAGTGACTTGGATGAAACATCAATAATCGGAACTGACCATGCACCACATACACTTGAGGACAAAACAAAAGGAGTGTGGAAATCCTCACCAGGAATACCAAATCTCGAAACTGTTGTTCCACTACTATTAACCGAAGTAAATAAAGGAAACATAAATTTGAGTATAATTCCAGACATATTATCTAAAAATGCTGCCAAAGTTTATGGTCTTGAAAACAAAGGAGAAATTGCAGTTGGAAAAGATGCTGATTTTACTGTAATTGATCTAAAACAAGAAGGTAAATTTGATATAGATACCTTTGAAACAAAAGCAGAATACTCTCCATTTGACGGTTGGACATACATTGGACAACCAGTAATGACAATAATAAACGGGAAACAAGTAATGAATAAATTATAA
- a CDS encoding F420-nonreducing hydrogenase, translating into MADKVKIGTMWFGGCSGCHLSIADFHESLIDVMEFADFEFSPVLMDTKYDEVPELDILIVEGGIRNDENRELSEMLNEKANMVIAYGTCSCYGGVPGLGNLWTVEELEEEAYINSVSTVNPEGIIPHEEVPHLESRVRPITETMDIDLMIPGCPPRSDVVAEAILTLLKGETIELPSTNLCEVCPREKPPAGLAMDFIKRQFELGAPEADLCLISQGLVCLGPATVSLCGAECPSIGIQCRGCYGPTAKVLDQGAKMISAIASDYGVQEDKTVDPEIVADQLDDIVGTFYTYTLPAALVPMKMQKGGE; encoded by the coding sequence ATGGCAGATAAAGTAAAAATAGGAACTATGTGGTTTGGCGGATGTTCCGGATGCCACTTATCCATTGCAGATTTCCACGAATCTTTAATTGATGTTATGGAATTCGCTGATTTCGAATTCTCTCCTGTACTTATGGATACTAAATATGATGAAGTACCTGAGTTAGACATTCTCATCGTTGAAGGTGGAATCAGAAACGATGAAAACAGAGAATTATCAGAAATGTTAAATGAAAAAGCAAATATGGTTATTGCTTACGGAACCTGTTCTTGCTACGGTGGTGTTCCAGGTCTTGGAAACTTATGGACTGTTGAAGAATTAGAAGAAGAAGCATACATTAACTCTGTATCTACTGTAAACCCTGAAGGAATTATTCCACATGAAGAGGTACCTCACCTCGAAAGTAGAGTAAGACCTATCACTGAAACTATGGATATTGACTTAATGATTCCAGGTTGCCCACCTCGTTCTGATGTTGTAGCTGAAGCTATTTTAACATTATTAAAAGGCGAAACTATCGAATTACCTTCCACTAACCTTTGTGAAGTATGTCCTAGAGAAAAACCACCTGCTGGTTTAGCTATGGACTTTATTAAAAGACAATTCGAATTAGGTGCACCTGAAGCTGATTTATGTTTAATTAGTCAAGGATTAGTATGTTTGGGTCCTGCAACCGTATCTTTATGTGGTGCAGAATGTCCTTCCATTGGTATCCAATGTAGAGGATGTTACGGTCCTACTGCAAAAGTATTAGATCAAGGAGCAAAAATGATCAGTGCTATTGCATCTGACTACGGTGTACAAGAAGATAAAACTGTAGATCCTGAAATTGTTGCTGACCAATTAGATGATATTGTAGGTACTTTCTACACTTACACATTACCTGCAGCTTTAGTTCCAATGAAAATGCAGAAAGGAGGAGAATAA